In Rana temporaria chromosome 3, aRanTem1.1, whole genome shotgun sequence, a single window of DNA contains:
- the VDAC3 gene encoding voltage-dependent anion-selective channel protein 3 isoform X1 — translation MAVPPNYADLGKAARDVFNKGYGFGLVKLELKTKSSSGVMEFTSSGSSNTDTGKASGNLETKYKLQEAGITFTQKWNTDNTLGTEVSLEDKLATGLKLALDTAFVPNTGKKSAKLKTSYKRDYANLGMDVDLDLAGPTITGWGVLGYQGWLAGYQMSFDTAKSRLAQNNFALGYKAEDFQLHTNVNDGTEFGGSIYQKVNKDVVTSVSLAWSAGSNNTRFGIGAKYQLDSNTTLSAKINNASLIGVGYTQTLRPGVKLTASALINAKNFSAGGHKVGLGFELEA, via the exons GGTTCGGTCTTGTGAAGTTGGAGCTGAAGACGAAGTCCTCCAGTGGGGTT ATG GAGTTTACCAGCAGTGGCTCTTCAAACACCGACACAGGGAAAGCATCTGGAAACTTGGAAACCAAGTACAAACTACAAGAGGCGGGGATCACCTTTACCCAGAAGTGGAACACAGACAACACCCTGGGGACTGAAGTGTCCCTGGAAGACAAG TTGGCTACGGGTCTGAAGCTGGCACTGGATACTGCGTTCGTACCCAATACTGG TAAGAAGAGTGCCAAGCTGAAGACCTCCTACAAGAGAGACTATGCTAATCTGGGAATGGATGTTGACCTGGACCTGGCTGGTCCTACCATCACTGGCTGGGGAGTCCTGGGTTACcaaggctggctggctggctatCAGATGTCCTTCGACACTGCCAAATCCAGATTGGCACAAAATAACTTTGCCCTGGGCTACAAGGCAGAAGACTTCCAACTTCATACAAACGT GAATGACGGCACTGAGTTCGGAGGATCTATCTATCAAAAGGTCAATAAGGATGTGGTGACCTCTGTGAGCCTGGCATGGAGTGCAGGTAGCAACAACACACGCTTTGGCATTGGAGCCAAGTACCAGCTGGATTCAAACACCACCCTCTCT gcCAAAATTAACAATGCCAGTTTGATTGGAGTGGGCTACACACAGACCCTGCGGCCTG GCGTGAAGCTGACCGCCTCTGCGCTGATTAACGCGAAGAACTTTAGTGCCGGAGGTCACAAAGTAGGCTTGGGCTTTGAGCTGGAAGCATAA
- the VDAC3 gene encoding voltage-dependent anion-selective channel protein 3 isoform X2, giving the protein MAVPPNYADLGKAARDVFNKGYGFGLVKLELKTKSSSGVEFTSSGSSNTDTGKASGNLETKYKLQEAGITFTQKWNTDNTLGTEVSLEDKLATGLKLALDTAFVPNTGKKSAKLKTSYKRDYANLGMDVDLDLAGPTITGWGVLGYQGWLAGYQMSFDTAKSRLAQNNFALGYKAEDFQLHTNVNDGTEFGGSIYQKVNKDVVTSVSLAWSAGSNNTRFGIGAKYQLDSNTTLSAKINNASLIGVGYTQTLRPGVKLTASALINAKNFSAGGHKVGLGFELEA; this is encoded by the exons GGTTCGGTCTTGTGAAGTTGGAGCTGAAGACGAAGTCCTCCAGTGGGGTT GAGTTTACCAGCAGTGGCTCTTCAAACACCGACACAGGGAAAGCATCTGGAAACTTGGAAACCAAGTACAAACTACAAGAGGCGGGGATCACCTTTACCCAGAAGTGGAACACAGACAACACCCTGGGGACTGAAGTGTCCCTGGAAGACAAG TTGGCTACGGGTCTGAAGCTGGCACTGGATACTGCGTTCGTACCCAATACTGG TAAGAAGAGTGCCAAGCTGAAGACCTCCTACAAGAGAGACTATGCTAATCTGGGAATGGATGTTGACCTGGACCTGGCTGGTCCTACCATCACTGGCTGGGGAGTCCTGGGTTACcaaggctggctggctggctatCAGATGTCCTTCGACACTGCCAAATCCAGATTGGCACAAAATAACTTTGCCCTGGGCTACAAGGCAGAAGACTTCCAACTTCATACAAACGT GAATGACGGCACTGAGTTCGGAGGATCTATCTATCAAAAGGTCAATAAGGATGTGGTGACCTCTGTGAGCCTGGCATGGAGTGCAGGTAGCAACAACACACGCTTTGGCATTGGAGCCAAGTACCAGCTGGATTCAAACACCACCCTCTCT gcCAAAATTAACAATGCCAGTTTGATTGGAGTGGGCTACACACAGACCCTGCGGCCTG GCGTGAAGCTGACCGCCTCTGCGCTGATTAACGCGAAGAACTTTAGTGCCGGAGGTCACAAAGTAGGCTTGGGCTTTGAGCTGGAAGCATAA